In Candidatus Bathyarchaeota archaeon, a single genomic region encodes these proteins:
- a CDS encoding NAD-dependent epimerase/dehydratase family protein: MRRILVTGAFGQIGSELVPALRSRYGCENVVAAGHHTKPPKNLLDQGPYTFLDVRDRSSLAELVRRYDVGVIYHLAAILSAVGERNPQLAWDVNVNGLYNILEVAREYGVEKVFHPSSIAVFGPKTPRVNTPQDSILDPKTIYGVSKAAGEYLCDYYFTRFGLDVRGIRYPGIISSEALPGGGTTDYAVAMFYEAVEHGRYVCYVREDTVLPMVYMPDAIDAAVRLMEADLERLKHHSNFNISSMSFSVKELACEIKRHIPNFHCDYDPDPVRQRIADSWPESIDDTAAREEWGWNPKYDLHGMVADMINKLSVRKSEGRLYNKPS, from the coding sequence TTGAGGAGGATACTTGTCACAGGGGCTTTCGGCCAAATAGGCTCTGAACTTGTCCCTGCGCTTCGCAGCCGTTACGGCTGTGAGAACGTTGTCGCTGCAGGTCATCATACGAAGCCCCCGAAGAATCTGTTAGACCAGGGTCCATACACGTTCCTCGACGTTAGGGATCGCTCATCCCTAGCTGAGCTCGTCAGAAGATATGATGTGGGTGTCATATATCATTTGGCTGCGATTCTGTCGGCTGTTGGAGAGCGTAATCCACAGTTGGCTTGGGATGTGAATGTGAACGGTTTATACAATATTCTTGAGGTGGCTAGGGAGTATGGTGTCGAGAAGGTTTTCCACCCAAGTTCGATAGCTGTCTTCGGACCTAAGACCCCTAGGGTGAATACTCCTCAAGACTCTATTCTTGATCCTAAGACTATTTATGGTGTGTCGAAGGCTGCTGGTGAGTATCTTTGCGACTACTACTTTACCCGCTTCGGTCTAGATGTCAGGGGTATACGTTATCCAGGCATAATAAGCAGTGAGGCCTTGCCTGGGGGTGGTACGACGGACTATGCTGTGGCAATGTTCTATGAGGCTGTTGAACATGGAAGATATGTATGTTATGTGAGGGAGGATACGGTTCTTCCAATGGTCTATATGCCTGACGCTATAGATGCGGCTGTGAGGTTGATGGAGGCTGACCTTGAAAGGCTGAAGCACCATTCAAACTTCAACATTTCATCCATGAGTTTCTCCGTCAAGGAGTTGGCTTGCGAGATCAAGAGGCATATTCCAAACTTTCACTGCGATTATGATCCTGACCCTGTGAGGCAGAGAATTGCTGATTCATGGCCTGAATCAATAGATGACACCGCTGCTAGGGAGGAGTGGGGTTGGAACCCGAAATATGACTTACATGGAATGGTCGCTGACATGATTAATAAATTGTCTGTAAGAAAGAGTGAAGGTAGACTATACAATAAACCAAGCTGA
- a CDS encoding HEPN domain-containing protein — protein MSYREVTLLRDRSLRMLSSARRSLSEGDYDIAAFIADQAVQLYLKSMVLELAGEVPRIHSIRQLLRVLKEMSDRPDIIDDYVKKNRSLLIRLEEAYISSRYMPRDYEREEAEELVNFAEEVIDFVKSLKGQG, from the coding sequence ATGAGCTACCGTGAGGTTACTCTGCTCAGGGATAGGTCGCTGAGAATGCTCAGCTCAGCCAGAAGAAGTCTTTCTGAAGGCGACTATGATATCGCGGCTTTCATAGCTGATCAGGCTGTTCAACTATACTTGAAATCTATGGTTCTAGAGTTGGCTGGAGAGGTGCCTCGCATACATTCTATCAGGCAACTGTTAAGAGTTTTGAAGGAGATGTCTGACAGGCCTGATATTATAGACGATTATGTTAAGAAGAATAGGAGCCTACTCATTAGGCTTGAAGAAGCCTATATAAGCTCACGGTACATGCCTAGGGATTATGAGAGGGAAGAGGCTGAGGAACTGGTGAACTTTGCCGAAGAGGTTATTGACTTTGTTAAGTCTCTTAAAGGTCAAGGTTGA
- a CDS encoding nucleotidyltransferase domain-containing protein, whose protein sequence is MWSRIVAEAAAEILGDCEVYVFGSAVDCQLTGGSDVDILIVSDRLPEDFRERCGLKAKIEEKAELPLYHPFELHLVTHIDVEANPIYRGAISGGMPIRTKRVM, encoded by the coding sequence ATCTGGTCCAGAATCGTAGCGGAGGCTGCTGCTGAGATTCTGGGGGATTGTGAGGTATATGTTTTTGGAAGCGCTGTCGATTGCCAATTGACTGGCGGTAGCGACGTAGACATATTGATAGTTTCAGATAGGTTGCCTGAAGATTTCAGAGAGAGGTGTGGACTCAAAGCCAAGATTGAGGAGAAGGCTGAGCTGCCTCTTTACCATCCATTCGAACTACATTTGGTGACACATATAGATGTGGAGGCGAATCCTATATATCGTGGTGCCATCAGTGGGGGAATGCCGATTCGCACTAAGCGTGTGATGTGA
- a CDS encoding thioredoxin family protein has product MGPKIVEVTQDNWREILKADLPVVVEFYTGTCPYCRLLTPIFQRLAAEFSGSLVFAMADASKVSDFALGYGVMGVPTLKFFCSGRPIYEIVGYRSESELREEFRRVLSTYRNCLSQSSAIYM; this is encoded by the coding sequence TTGGGTCCGAAAATTGTTGAGGTTACCCAGGATAATTGGAGGGAGATTCTCAAAGCCGATTTACCTGTGGTCGTTGAATTCTATACCGGTACATGTCCTTACTGCAGATTGTTGACGCCTATATTTCAGAGGCTTGCCGCAGAATTTTCTGGGAGTTTGGTCTTCGCTATGGCTGATGCTTCTAAGGTCAGTGACTTCGCTTTAGGGTATGGTGTGATGGGTGTTCCGACGTTGAAGTTTTTCTGTTCAGGTAGACCCATATATGAGATTGTAGGTTACAGGTCTGAGTCGGAGCTCAGGGAGGAGTTCAGGAGAGTTCTGAGCACGTATAGGAATTGTCTTTCTCAGAGTTCTGCTATATACATGTAG